In the genome of Lynx canadensis isolate LIC74 chromosome X, mLynCan4.pri.v2, whole genome shotgun sequence, one region contains:
- the CLDN2 gene encoding claudin-2, translating into MASVGFQLVGYILGLLGLLGTLVAMLLPSWRTSSYVGTSIVTAVGFSKGLWMECATHSTGITQCDIYSTLLGLPADIQAAQAMMVTSSAVSSLACIVSVVGMRCTIFCQDSRVKDRLAVVGGVFFILGGLLGFIPVAWNLHGILRDFYSPLVPDSMKFEIGEALYLGIISSLFSLVAGIILCFSCPLQGNRSNYYDAYQAQPLATRGSPRPGQPPKVKSEFNSYSLTGYV; encoded by the coding sequence ATGGCCTCTGTTGGTTTCCAGCTCGTAGGCTACATCCTGGGCCTCCTGGGGTTGCTGGGCACTCTGGTAGCCATGCTGCTCCCCAGCTGGCGAACCAGCTCCTACGTTGGCACCAGCATCGTGACAGCAGTCGGCTTCTCCAAGGGCCTCTGGATGGAGTGTGCCACACACAGCACAGGCATCACCCAGTGTGACATCTATAGCACGCTTCTAGGCTTGCCTGCTGACATCCAGGCTGCCCAGGCCATGATGGTAACATCCAGTGCAGTCTCTTCATTGGCCTGCATCGTCTCTGTGGTGGGCATGAGATGCACAATCTTCTGCCAGGACTCCAGAGTCAAAGACAGATTGGCGGTGGTGGGCGGAGTCTTCTTCATCCTTGGAGGCCTCCTGGGCTTCATCCCTGTTGCCTGGAATCTTCACGGGATCCTGCGGGACTTCTACTCCCCACTGGTACCTGACAGCATGAAATTTGAGATCGGAGAGGCTCTTTACCTGGGCATTATTTCCTCCCTGTTCTCCTTGGTAGCTGGAATCATCCTCTGCTTTTCCTGCCCACTCCAGGGAAATCGCTCCAACTACTATGATGCCTATCAGGCCCAGCCCCTCGCAACTCGGGGCTCTCCAAGACCTGGTCAACCACCCAAGGTCAAAAGTGAGTTTAACTCCTACAGCCTGACAGGGTATGTGTGA